The Alteromonas stellipolaris genome includes a region encoding these proteins:
- a CDS encoding DUF808 domain-containing protein, translating into MAAANLLALLDDIATLMDDIAVMSKVAAKKTAGVLGDDLALNANQVQGVKADRELPVVWAVAKGSLLNKVILVPAALLISAFVPSLITVLLVLGGLYLCFEGAEKLLHKYLPHDDESAEREARINALADEKVDMVAFEKEKIKGAIRTDFILSAEIIVIALGSVTDATFTTQVGVLVALSIAITLGVYGLVAGIVKMDDVGLYLLRKSLTGTMNSLQRFLGRALLIAAPILMKTLAVVGTIAMFLVGGGILTHNIGFLHHAAVWFSELAPSIFTVMAIIADGLAGLIAGAILAVTFTLVSRLRKN; encoded by the coding sequence GTGGCCGCTGCGAACTTATTAGCCCTTCTCGATGATATCGCGACATTAATGGATGACATTGCTGTTATGTCGAAAGTGGCAGCAAAGAAAACTGCTGGTGTTTTGGGTGATGATTTGGCGCTTAACGCTAACCAAGTACAGGGGGTGAAAGCAGACAGAGAATTACCCGTTGTGTGGGCCGTGGCAAAAGGCTCATTGCTGAACAAAGTAATCTTGGTTCCTGCCGCTTTGCTTATTAGCGCTTTTGTGCCTTCGTTGATCACCGTACTTCTTGTGCTCGGTGGGCTGTATTTGTGCTTTGAAGGGGCTGAAAAGCTGCTTCATAAATACTTACCTCATGATGATGAGTCAGCAGAACGTGAAGCGAGAATAAACGCCTTAGCTGATGAAAAAGTAGATATGGTCGCGTTTGAAAAAGAGAAGATTAAAGGCGCCATTCGTACTGACTTCATTCTTTCTGCGGAAATTATTGTTATTGCGCTAGGTAGTGTAACAGATGCGACTTTTACCACCCAAGTAGGTGTATTGGTGGCCCTTAGTATTGCCATTACATTAGGAGTTTATGGGCTGGTTGCTGGTATTGTTAAGATGGATGATGTGGGGCTGTATTTACTGCGTAAATCACTCACGGGCACCATGAATAGCCTTCAACGCTTCTTGGGCCGCGCACTATTAATTGCTGCGCCTATTTTAATGAAAACCCTTGCGGTAGTCGGCACTATTGCCATGTTTTTGGTGGGCGGCGGCATTCTTACCCACAATATTGGTTTTCTGCATCACGCGGCAGTGTGGTTCAGCGAACTCGCGCCATCTATCTTCACGGTAATGGCTATCATTGCTGATGGGCTTGCGGGCCTAATAGCAGGCGCTATTTTAGCAGTCACCTTCACCTTGGTTTCTCGCTTACGTAAAAACTAA
- a CDS encoding DMT family transporter codes for MATFIGLVAIISWGVLAVLGVYASSVPPFQLLFICFSVSALLLFLKRLIKREPLFTLPKLTLTQWIVATCGLFGFHFCYFLALRYAPPIEASLIAYLWPLLLGIAVANAHQRVFAVIGGALGFIGCGILVTGGESIQFNSEYTLGYGLALICALIWSGYSWFMAGTKSDVEDIGWISIAVAVLALGSHLTLESSHWDLSFYAWVSAILLGLGPVGGAFYLWDIGLKFGNRQLLASLSFATPVISSIALFLFGISTLSAAISMAIVLIMIGALISNAVPALIMKRRLRQAARV; via the coding sequence ATGGCAACGTTTATAGGGCTTGTAGCCATCATTTCGTGGGGCGTCTTAGCAGTGTTGGGCGTTTACGCATCGTCAGTGCCGCCTTTTCAGTTACTTTTTATCTGCTTTTCAGTTTCTGCGTTATTGCTTTTTTTAAAGCGATTAATTAAGCGAGAGCCATTATTTACATTACCTAAATTAACACTCACCCAATGGATAGTGGCTACCTGTGGTTTATTTGGGTTTCATTTTTGTTATTTCCTAGCTCTTCGCTACGCACCGCCCATTGAAGCAAGCCTTATTGCCTACCTTTGGCCGTTGCTGCTCGGTATTGCTGTGGCAAACGCGCACCAACGAGTGTTTGCGGTGATAGGAGGCGCACTGGGGTTTATTGGTTGCGGAATTTTAGTCACAGGTGGTGAAAGTATTCAATTTAATAGCGAATACACTCTGGGCTACGGGCTGGCTTTAATCTGCGCCTTAATCTGGTCAGGCTATTCGTGGTTTATGGCTGGCACAAAGAGCGATGTTGAAGACATTGGCTGGATATCCATTGCCGTGGCAGTACTAGCGCTGGGTTCCCACCTAACCCTAGAGTCGAGTCACTGGGATCTTTCATTTTACGCCTGGGTAAGTGCAATACTATTAGGGCTTGGGCCTGTAGGAGGCGCCTTTTACTTATGGGACATTGGGCTCAAATTTGGTAATCGGCAATTATTAGCGAGCTTAAGCTTTGCCACACCTGTCATTTCCAGTATTGCGTTATTTTTGTTTGGAATAAGTACACTGTCTGCCGCCATTTCAATGGCAATAGTGCTTATTATGATTGGCGCGCTAATTAGCAATGCTGTACCTGCGCTTATTATGAAGCGTCGTCTTCGCCAAGCGGCAAGAGTTTAA
- the glnK gene encoding P-II family nitrogen regulator, whose product MKLVTAIIKPFKLDDVREAISEIGIDGLTVTEVKGFGRQKGHTELYRGAEYQVDFLPKVKLEIAVQDDQVDRLVEAIVGAAKTGKIGDGKVFVYDLEQAVRIRTGESDTDAL is encoded by the coding sequence ATGAAACTAGTCACAGCGATCATCAAGCCGTTCAAGCTAGATGATGTTCGTGAAGCCATTTCAGAAATCGGAATTGACGGTTTAACCGTTACCGAAGTGAAAGGTTTCGGACGTCAAAAAGGACACACTGAACTTTACCGCGGCGCGGAATATCAAGTGGATTTCTTGCCTAAAGTCAAACTGGAAATTGCCGTTCAGGACGACCAGGTAGATCGCTTGGTAGAAGCCATCGTTGGCGCAGCCAAGACTGGCAAGATTGGTGACGGTAAGGTATTTGTTTACGACCTTGAACAAGCCGTACGTATTCGAACTGGCGAGTCAGACACAGACGCGTTGTAA
- a CDS encoding lytic murein transglycosylase: MGFKGKGKQWVTAVSMMSALLSGLCSTSAMADEAFSMCTAELANKALEQGVSQETVDAIFPTLAYQARVIELDRSQPEFVQTFPGYFSKRVTDWRTNKGQEMYEKHKDLLHKLSDKYGVPPHYLLAFWGLETNFGNYKGKMPVLDSLATLACDPRRSKYFTQELLVAVKLFERESLTREEMVGSWAGAMGHTQFMPSAYTHYAVDGDNDGQINLWNSEEDALTSAANFLASLGWQRGFRWGREVQLPENFDYQLSGYKNRRTIAQWNELGVRQADASPLGEDDTKAYVVVPAGHAGPAFVGYQNFRVIMRWNNSEFYAIAVGVLADRISGASGIVAPLPDLPAYSRNDIIGLQKKLNDRGFDVGTPDGIIGPATREGIRNYQIANDMIADGFPGLNVMQSLDLVDKSA; this comes from the coding sequence ATGGGTTTTAAGGGTAAAGGGAAGCAGTGGGTTACTGCAGTATCAATGATGTCGGCACTGCTTTCAGGGCTTTGCAGCACCTCTGCAATGGCCGATGAGGCGTTTTCCATGTGTACCGCTGAACTTGCTAACAAAGCACTTGAGCAAGGTGTGAGTCAAGAAACTGTTGATGCCATTTTCCCCACATTAGCATACCAAGCACGTGTTATTGAGCTTGATAGAAGCCAACCAGAATTCGTTCAAACCTTTCCAGGCTATTTTAGCAAACGTGTAACCGATTGGCGCACGAACAAGGGCCAGGAAATGTACGAAAAGCACAAAGACTTGCTGCACAAATTAAGTGACAAGTACGGTGTGCCGCCACACTATTTGCTAGCGTTTTGGGGCCTTGAAACTAACTTTGGTAATTACAAAGGCAAAATGCCCGTTCTCGATTCGTTAGCCACGCTCGCTTGCGATCCCCGTAGAAGTAAATACTTCACGCAAGAGCTTTTAGTGGCAGTGAAGTTATTTGAGCGTGAGTCACTTACCCGTGAAGAAATGGTCGGTTCTTGGGCTGGAGCCATGGGTCATACTCAATTTATGCCATCGGCTTATACCCACTACGCGGTAGACGGCGACAATGACGGTCAAATTAACTTATGGAACAGTGAAGAAGATGCCCTAACCTCTGCGGCCAACTTTCTTGCGAGTTTAGGTTGGCAACGAGGTTTTCGTTGGGGCCGTGAAGTGCAGCTTCCAGAAAATTTTGACTATCAACTCTCTGGGTATAAAAACCGCCGTACCATTGCTCAGTGGAATGAACTTGGCGTGAGGCAAGCCGATGCAAGCCCGTTGGGTGAAGACGACACCAAAGCGTATGTGGTAGTGCCTGCAGGTCATGCCGGCCCAGCTTTTGTGGGTTACCAAAACTTTCGCGTGATCATGCGTTGGAATAATTCAGAGTTTTACGCCATTGCCGTAGGCGTGTTAGCCGATAGAATTTCAGGGGCATCCGGTATTGTTGCTCCCCTTCCTGACTTACCGGCTTACAGCCGAAACGATATTATTGGTCTTCAGAAAAAACTGAACGATCGTGGTTTCGATGTTGGGACCCCGGATGGGATCATTGGCCCTGCGACCCGTGAAGGTATTCGAAACTATCAAATTGCAAACGATATGATTGCTGATGGCTTTCCTGGCCTAAATGTCATGCAATCGTTGGATTTAGTCGATAAGAGTGCCTAA
- a CDS encoding ammonium transporter yields the protein MEITFELGYALDTFYFLICGALVMWMAAGFAMLEAGLVRAKNTTEILTKNIALFAIASTMYMICGYGIMYGGGEWSPFLGGIMGDGATGVAEDAATYAPSADFFFQVVFVATAMSIVSGAVAERMKLWAFLAFAVVMTGFIYPMEGAWTWGGEAVFGMYTLGDLGFSDFAGSGIVHMAGAAAALAGVLVLGARKGKYTADGKVNAIPGANLPLATLGTFILWMGWFGFNGGSVLATATVESANAVAIVFMNTNAAAAGGCIAALILARIMFGKADLTMALNGALAGLVAITAEPSTPTPLQATLFGGLGGILVVLSIVALDKLKIDDPVGAISVHGVVGLLGLILVPFTNDGSSIVGQLIGAATIFVWVFVVSLVVWLAIKAVIGVRVTEEEEFDGVDMSECGLEAYPDFTNGRT from the coding sequence ATGGAAATTACATTTGAACTCGGGTATGCATTAGATACCTTTTACTTCTTAATCTGCGGTGCACTAGTTATGTGGATGGCGGCAGGTTTCGCCATGCTAGAAGCTGGCTTGGTACGCGCTAAAAACACGACAGAAATTCTAACTAAAAATATCGCGTTATTTGCCATTGCTAGCACCATGTATATGATTTGCGGCTACGGCATCATGTATGGTGGCGGCGAGTGGAGCCCGTTCCTAGGTGGAATTATGGGTGACGGCGCAACTGGTGTTGCTGAAGATGCAGCAACTTATGCACCTTCTGCTGATTTCTTCTTCCAAGTAGTATTCGTTGCAACGGCAATGTCTATTGTTTCTGGTGCAGTGGCTGAGCGTATGAAGCTTTGGGCTTTCTTAGCGTTTGCGGTTGTAATGACTGGTTTCATCTATCCTATGGAAGGTGCTTGGACTTGGGGCGGTGAAGCTGTATTTGGTATGTACACCCTTGGCGACCTAGGTTTCTCTGACTTTGCAGGTTCTGGTATTGTTCACATGGCAGGTGCTGCCGCAGCATTAGCTGGTGTATTGGTACTTGGCGCTCGTAAAGGCAAATATACTGCTGACGGTAAAGTTAACGCTATTCCAGGTGCAAACCTTCCACTTGCTACGCTTGGTACATTCATTTTATGGATGGGTTGGTTCGGCTTTAACGGTGGTTCAGTACTAGCTACTGCAACAGTTGAAAGTGCAAACGCAGTAGCTATTGTATTTATGAACACTAACGCAGCAGCTGCAGGTGGTTGTATTGCAGCGCTTATCTTAGCGCGCATTATGTTCGGCAAAGCTGACTTAACTATGGCTCTTAACGGTGCACTAGCTGGTTTGGTTGCTATTACTGCTGAGCCATCTACTCCTACTCCACTTCAAGCAACCTTGTTCGGTGGCCTAGGTGGTATCTTAGTAGTGCTAAGCATTGTAGCGTTAGATAAACTTAAAATTGATGATCCAGTAGGTGCTATCTCTGTTCACGGTGTTGTTGGTCTACTTGGTCTTATCCTTGTTCCATTCACTAACGACGGTTCAAGCATTGTTGGTCAGTTAATTGGTGCTGCTACCATCTTTGTTTGGGTGTTTGTAGTAAGCCTAGTTGTTTGGTTAGCGATTAAAGCCGTCATTGGTGTTCGTGTAACTGAAGAAGAAGAATTCGACGGTGTTGATATGAGTGAATGTGGTCTGGAAGCTTATCCTGACTTCACCAACGGCCGTACGTAA
- the hrpB gene encoding ATP-dependent helicase HrpB gives MLQPLLHLPAAQLIEPVNTAIGENNLIIGAPPGAGKSTVLPLSLLSAIPQGKVLLMQPRRVVVRNLANYLAGILNENVGDTVGYRIKGESKVGKNTRLELITEGILARMIQSDPELTGVSAIVFDEFHERSIHSDFGLALALDVQGGLREDLRLVVMSATLDVEPLTALMGNHGAVPVINLNAEGRTFPVNMHYSKDVLAHDVVSATAEMTTRVFSQHQGDVLVFLPGSGAIRGVAQRLSALVDKYDVALHSLFGAMGKDAQQAAINPDPQGRRKIILATNIAETSLTIEGVKVVVDSMWENQAQYNPSSGFTQLMQQRISRASAIQRAGRAGRVSEGDCYRLCSQSSFERMAQHNAPQVLREDVSSLLLDALQWGATPSSLAMLTQPSTAQVKVASHNLTAIDALRALDDSQIITPYGRTLSNIPCHPNLANLLVRCEQGVQGVAPAMQRKLKCAAPIVVALAENLGGQFTQTYVIDALLNLDGQTRKQLHQQASKYAKYVGVNQNDLDINGIDEDALALCIAIAFPQRVAFYRGLASDKVSEGLNGKQKGQGATQGKFKQSGYKLASGKGGELEQHSSPQWLAVLHGQQTGNTVKFRLAQPIDEALLRAVFPDEFTNKKQVRFNVVKKAMEARVITGFHAIDLASEPVSGQEKQQGNSFWKKQTAHAWFEYLENIPVSEWPLTSGDWQWWNRLKLAASFNLPQPQAFDKPDPWPQSLPALMHSAKEALIEPLSRCESLTKLQKLPWKNTLNNALSWPQQDALASLLPTHIAIPTGRDATLEYRDNGDVVLAVRMQEMYSQTAPLTVAGGQINIVYELLSPAGRPLQTTQDLAGFWTGSYLAIQKEMKGRYPKHFWPDEPATAKPTARTKKAMG, from the coding sequence ATGTTACAGCCGTTATTACATTTACCCGCCGCCCAGCTTATTGAACCCGTTAACACCGCGATCGGCGAGAACAACCTTATCATAGGTGCACCGCCGGGCGCAGGTAAGTCGACGGTACTCCCACTTTCTCTATTAAGCGCGATACCACAGGGCAAAGTGTTGTTGATGCAGCCTCGCCGCGTAGTCGTAAGGAATTTGGCGAATTACCTGGCAGGCATACTCAATGAAAACGTGGGCGACACAGTAGGTTACCGAATTAAAGGTGAAAGCAAAGTAGGAAAGAACACCCGCCTCGAACTCATTACCGAAGGTATACTCGCCAGAATGATTCAGTCAGACCCCGAACTTACTGGGGTATCGGCTATTGTATTTGATGAATTTCATGAGCGCAGTATTCATAGCGACTTCGGTTTAGCCTTAGCACTCGATGTGCAAGGGGGCTTGCGGGAAGATCTCCGCCTAGTGGTAATGTCAGCCACCCTTGATGTAGAGCCGCTGACTGCATTAATGGGTAATCACGGGGCCGTGCCTGTAATTAACCTCAATGCAGAAGGGCGAACTTTCCCCGTTAATATGCATTACAGCAAAGATGTGCTCGCCCATGATGTGGTTAGCGCTACCGCTGAAATGACGACGCGAGTGTTTTCTCAGCATCAAGGTGATGTACTGGTCTTCTTGCCAGGAAGCGGGGCCATTCGAGGCGTAGCACAACGACTCTCCGCGTTGGTAGATAAATATGATGTGGCATTGCACTCACTTTTTGGCGCGATGGGCAAAGACGCCCAACAAGCCGCTATCAACCCAGACCCACAAGGGCGACGTAAGATTATTCTTGCCACCAATATTGCCGAAACTAGTTTAACCATAGAGGGGGTTAAGGTGGTGGTAGACAGCATGTGGGAGAACCAAGCGCAATATAATCCTTCCAGTGGCTTTACCCAGTTAATGCAGCAGCGTATATCCCGCGCTTCGGCTATTCAGCGCGCGGGGCGAGCAGGGCGAGTTAGCGAAGGTGATTGCTACCGGCTATGCAGCCAGAGCAGTTTTGAGCGTATGGCGCAACATAATGCCCCGCAGGTATTGCGAGAAGATGTGTCGTCCTTATTGCTAGATGCGCTGCAATGGGGCGCTACACCCTCATCGTTGGCAATGTTAACCCAGCCAAGCACTGCGCAGGTAAAGGTGGCTAGTCATAACTTAACCGCCATTGATGCCCTTAGAGCCCTTGATGACAGCCAAATAATAACCCCTTATGGCCGAACACTGTCTAACATACCGTGTCATCCGAATTTGGCGAATTTATTAGTACGCTGCGAGCAAGGTGTGCAAGGGGTAGCGCCAGCAATGCAAAGGAAACTTAAATGTGCTGCGCCCATCGTAGTGGCATTGGCCGAAAACCTAGGTGGGCAGTTTACACAAACTTATGTTATTGATGCGTTGTTGAATCTTGATGGTCAAACGCGCAAGCAGCTTCATCAGCAAGCATCTAAATATGCTAAATATGTTGGTGTTAACCAGAACGATTTGGACATTAACGGAATAGATGAAGACGCATTGGCGCTTTGTATTGCTATTGCCTTTCCTCAGCGGGTGGCGTTCTATCGCGGTCTAGCTTCTGACAAGGTTAGCGAAGGGCTAAATGGAAAACAAAAAGGACAAGGGGCTACACAAGGTAAATTTAAACAAAGCGGATATAAGCTCGCCAGTGGCAAGGGCGGTGAGTTAGAGCAGCATTCTTCCCCTCAGTGGTTGGCAGTTTTACATGGTCAGCAAACCGGAAATACGGTGAAATTCAGGTTAGCCCAGCCTATTGATGAAGCGCTGCTTCGCGCCGTGTTCCCAGATGAGTTTACTAATAAAAAACAAGTACGCTTTAACGTGGTAAAAAAGGCAATGGAAGCACGGGTGATTACCGGTTTTCATGCTATCGACTTAGCCAGTGAGCCTGTGTCAGGGCAAGAAAAGCAACAAGGTAATAGCTTTTGGAAAAAACAGACTGCTCATGCTTGGTTTGAATATTTAGAGAATATCCCAGTAAGTGAGTGGCCACTAACTTCTGGCGACTGGCAATGGTGGAATAGACTTAAATTGGCAGCCTCGTTTAATTTACCTCAGCCGCAAGCGTTCGATAAGCCAGACCCATGGCCACAGTCTTTGCCGGCATTAATGCACAGCGCAAAAGAGGCATTAATTGAGCCTTTAAGCCGATGTGAATCTTTGACGAAACTACAAAAATTGCCATGGAAGAACACACTAAATAATGCACTGAGCTGGCCGCAACAAGATGCCCTAGCTTCATTATTACCAACCCATATTGCTATACCCACAGGGCGAGATGCCACACTTGAGTATCGCGATAATGGTGACGTAGTGTTAGCAGTTAGAATGCAAGAGATGTATAGCCAAACTGCTCCGCTTACGGTAGCCGGTGGCCAAATCAATATAGTGTATGAACTGCTGTCGCCAGCAGGACGCCCGCTTCAAACCACTCAAGATTTAGCAGGGTTTTGGACGGGGAGTTACTTAGCAATTCAAAAAGAAATGAAAGGGCGTTACCCCAAGCACTTTTGGCCGGATGAACCCGCTACCGCTAAACCCACTGCCAGAACAAAGAAGGCAATGGGTTAA
- a CDS encoding AraC family transcriptional regulator yields MKPSLSIRSYTRTMCKHAHDYYQLVLPLNGHIDIALDTFSGSVGVGEGICIAPGFIHGFTADEQAKFIVADLHTVPSNIADGYRSAECSSPANGSLPANGSLLTGGAPTFRISTPMQAFLAYVEVQLTHHISDDENDAMIRLFSTLLAQQQRGVVTDKRITPVLSCIHQDVAYPHTIASLANIACVGATQFKKRFIASTGIGLREYLIKVRMEKARALLSNTDMPIIAVAVNVGYDDVSAFTRRFKQHVGMPPTHFKRRLPLR; encoded by the coding sequence GTGAAGCCGTCATTATCTATTCGTTCCTATACCCGCACTATGTGCAAGCATGCTCATGACTATTACCAGTTAGTATTGCCACTTAACGGACATATTGATATTGCGCTTGATACTTTCAGTGGGAGCGTAGGAGTAGGAGAGGGGATTTGTATAGCACCTGGGTTCATACATGGTTTTACTGCTGATGAGCAGGCGAAATTTATTGTAGCGGATTTACACACAGTGCCGAGTAATATTGCAGATGGTTATAGATCAGCTGAATGCTCTTCACCCGCTAACGGCTCTCTGCCAGCTAACGGCTCCTTATTGACTGGCGGCGCTCCCACTTTTCGAATAAGCACACCCATGCAGGCGTTTTTAGCGTACGTGGAAGTGCAGCTAACGCATCATATAAGTGATGATGAAAATGACGCCATGATAAGATTGTTCTCGACTCTTCTAGCCCAGCAGCAACGTGGTGTTGTCACTGATAAGCGTATTACTCCCGTGCTTTCTTGCATTCACCAAGATGTCGCTTATCCTCACACCATAGCGTCGCTTGCTAATATTGCCTGTGTGGGAGCAACACAATTTAAAAAGCGCTTCATAGCAAGTACGGGGATAGGGCTAAGGGAATACCTGATTAAAGTGCGTATGGAAAAAGCACGGGCCTTACTGAGCAACACAGATATGCCTATTATTGCGGTGGCTGTAAACGTGGGGTATGACGATGTGTCGGCGTTTACCCGTCGGTTTAAACAACATGTGGGCATGCCGCCTACACACTTCAAACGAAGATTGCCACTAAGATAG
- the mrcB gene encoding penicillin-binding protein 1B — protein sequence MAFSVAKKVAKKQTKAASKPKSFSIMKLFLRVFLIGVVVLGAYAFYLDAQIKHEFSGNKWEVPAQIFARPLALSKGQEITPTEVIDELTLLGYRKVNEADSSGEYSYRNGILNIQRRAFHFPEGAEGLRHIEITWQGSRISLIQDRTQTRPFGTIKLEPWLVTRMVSGSQEDRMLVTLDTIPDMLPKALTLVEDRNFYNHHGVAPLSILRALLANIAAGRTVQGGSTLTQQLVKNMFLTRERSIVRKAKEAIMAVIIDARYSKSEIIQAYLNEVFLGQNGDMAVHGFGLASYFYFDRPANELSTTEIATLVAIIKGPSYYNPRKHPERVKERRDLVLRMLFDENEIDRSQYERAINMPLGLASGASLASGKHPAFMEQVRRELADILADSSLRDSGVKVFTTLDIVAQRRAEKALSGTISSLQANRKNPLQGAMVVTDSAKGEVRAIVGGKDYSFKGFNRALGAKRPIGSLIKPAVYLSALEDPTRFNLATPLEDQPITLESRNGQQWSPLNYDKEFRGQVPLIQGLVESLNVPTVNLGMQVGLDVIADTIARLGVTSQVNLVPSLTLGAVELTPFVTNQMYQTLSNGGRYVPLHTVSSVVTADNALLWKKAEFYAQRTDEAATYLLNYALYKVTVEGTAKQVGANFGNVNMAGKTGTTDDYRDSWFSGFDRNNVVTVWVGNDDNLPVNLTGASGALPVFINYMKSQSPKSLSRRFPEGLGIAHFDAKTGAVVIAGCTGSMSVPAILDVLPPAQQDCSGKAVKPDGEKEGEKKSWWERIFG from the coding sequence ATGGCATTCTCAGTGGCAAAAAAAGTGGCAAAAAAACAGACTAAAGCAGCATCTAAACCTAAATCTTTTTCAATAATGAAACTCTTCTTACGCGTGTTTTTGATAGGCGTAGTGGTACTGGGAGCCTATGCTTTTTATTTAGATGCGCAGATTAAACATGAATTTTCAGGCAACAAATGGGAAGTCCCCGCACAGATTTTTGCCCGTCCTTTAGCGCTTAGTAAAGGGCAAGAAATTACCCCCACAGAAGTGATTGATGAATTAACCTTGTTGGGATACCGCAAAGTTAATGAAGCAGATAGTAGCGGTGAATACAGTTATCGAAATGGTATCTTAAATATTCAGCGCCGGGCTTTTCACTTCCCAGAAGGAGCGGAAGGACTTCGTCATATAGAGATTACGTGGCAAGGCAGTCGAATTAGCCTAATTCAGGATAGAACCCAAACTCGTCCTTTTGGCACTATCAAGCTTGAACCATGGTTAGTTACGCGCATGGTAAGTGGTAGTCAGGAAGACAGAATGTTGGTCACACTGGACACTATTCCCGACATGCTGCCAAAAGCGCTAACCTTGGTTGAAGATCGCAACTTTTATAATCACCATGGTGTGGCGCCTTTATCCATATTGCGGGCGCTGTTAGCTAATATTGCGGCGGGCAGAACCGTACAAGGTGGCAGCACGCTTACCCAGCAATTAGTCAAAAATATGTTTCTAACTCGCGAGCGCTCAATTGTGCGTAAAGCGAAAGAAGCCATTATGGCCGTGATCATAGATGCCAGATATTCTAAGTCGGAAATCATTCAAGCTTACTTAAACGAAGTCTTCTTGGGGCAAAATGGTGACATGGCGGTGCACGGTTTCGGGCTGGCGAGTTATTTCTATTTCGACCGGCCAGCGAATGAATTGAGCACAACTGAAATTGCTACGCTTGTGGCTATTATAAAAGGCCCTTCTTATTATAATCCACGTAAACATCCCGAGCGTGTTAAAGAGCGCCGAGACTTGGTGTTGCGTATGCTATTTGACGAAAATGAAATCGACCGCAGCCAGTATGAGCGGGCGATAAATATGCCGTTAGGTTTGGCTAGTGGCGCGAGTTTAGCCAGCGGCAAACACCCTGCATTTATGGAGCAGGTGCGACGAGAGCTTGCAGATATTCTAGCCGACTCAAGCTTGCGTGACTCGGGTGTAAAAGTGTTTACCACCTTAGATATCGTGGCCCAGCGCAGGGCTGAAAAAGCCCTCTCGGGTACGATTTCAAGTTTACAAGCGAATAGAAAAAATCCTCTTCAAGGCGCGATGGTTGTCACCGACAGTGCGAAAGGCGAAGTGCGAGCGATAGTGGGTGGTAAAGATTATTCATTTAAAGGGTTTAACCGAGCGTTGGGAGCCAAGCGTCCAATCGGTTCATTGATTAAACCTGCGGTGTATTTATCGGCCCTTGAAGACCCAACTCGATTTAATTTAGCCACGCCTCTGGAAGATCAGCCTATAACGCTAGAAAGCCGCAATGGGCAGCAATGGTCTCCGTTAAATTACGATAAAGAATTTAGAGGACAGGTGCCGCTTATTCAAGGATTGGTTGAATCTTTGAATGTGCCTACTGTTAATTTAGGCATGCAAGTGGGGCTTGATGTTATTGCTGACACTATTGCGCGACTAGGCGTTACCTCTCAGGTTAATTTGGTGCCTTCACTTACGTTAGGGGCAGTTGAATTGACGCCGTTTGTTACTAACCAGATGTACCAAACGCTATCAAACGGTGGGCGTTATGTGCCGTTACATACGGTAAGTTCAGTTGTCACTGCTGACAATGCGCTGCTGTGGAAAAAAGCTGAATTCTACGCCCAGCGAACCGATGAAGCCGCTACTTACCTACTAAATTACGCCTTGTATAAAGTCACTGTAGAAGGGACGGCAAAACAAGTCGGCGCGAACTTTGGTAACGTGAATATGGCAGGTAAAACCGGTACTACCGATGATTACCGTGATAGTTGGTTTAGCGGCTTTGATCGTAACAATGTGGTTACTGTGTGGGTAGGAAACGATGATAACCTGCCAGTAAATTTAACCGGTGCTAGTGGTGCATTACCTGTCTTTATTAATTATATGAAGTCTCAGTCACCTAAGTCTTTATCTCGCCGCTTTCCTGAAGGATTGGGTATTGCGCACTTTGATGCCAAGACCGGTGCGGTTGTGATTGCCGGATGTACGGGCAGCATGAGTGTACCTGCTATTCTAGATGTATTGCCGCCTGCGCAACAAGATTGTTCTGGTAAAGCGGTGAAGCCTGATGGAGAAAAAGAGGGCGAAAAGAAAAGCTGGTGGGAAAGAATATTTGGATAA